Proteins encoded within one genomic window of Acomys russatus chromosome 5, mAcoRus1.1, whole genome shotgun sequence:
- the Ric8a gene encoding synembryn-A: protein MEPRAVADALETGEEDAVTEALRSFNREHSQSFTFADAQQEDRKRLAKLLISVLEQGLPPKHSVTWLQTIRILSRDRCCLDSFASRQSLQALACYADINVSEEPIPQPPDMETLLESLKCLCNLVLSSPTAQMLAAEARLVVRLAERVGLYRERSYPHEVQFFDLRLLFLLTALCTDVRQQLFQELQGVRLLTDALELTLGVAPKESPPVMLPAQETARAMEILKVLFNITFDSVKREVDEEDAALYRDLGTLLRHCVMVAAAGDHTEEFHGHTVNLLGNLPLKCLDVLLALELREGSLEFMGVNMDVISALLAFLEKRLHQTHKLKECVAPVLSVLTECARMHRPARKFLKAQVLPPLRDVRTRPEVGDLLRNKLVRLMTHLDTDVKRVAAEFLFVLCSESVPRFIKYTGYGNAAGLLAARGLMAGGRPEGQYSEDEDTDTEEYREAKASINPVTGRVEEKPPNPMEGMTEEQKEHEAMKLVSMFDKLSRHRVIQPMGMSPRGHLTSLQDAMCETMEGQLSSDPDSEPD, encoded by the exons ATGGAGCCCCGGGCAGTTGCCGACGCCTTGGAAACGGGAGAGGAAGACGCGGTGACAGAAGCTCTGCGGTCGTTCAACCGGGAG CACTCCCAGAGCTTTACCTTCGCGGACGCCCAACAAGAAGACAGGAAG AGACTCGCAAAGCTGCTCATCTCCGTACTGGAGCAGGGATTGCCACCAAAACACAGTGTCACCTGGCTGCAAACTATCCGAATCCTATCCCGAGACCGCTGCTGCCTGGACTCGTTTGCCAGCCGCCAGAGTTTACAGGCACTAGCCTGCTATGCTGACATTAACGTGTCAGAGGAGCCCATCCCACAGCCCCCAGACATGGAGACCCTACTGGAGTCTCTCAAATGCCTGTGCAATCTCGTGCTCAGCAGTCCTACGGCACAGATGCTAGCCGCAGAGGCTCGCCTGGTGGTGAGGCTGGCGGAGCGTGTGGGACTGTACCGCGAAAGGAGTTATCCCCACGAAGTCCAGTTCTTCGACCTGAGGCTCCTCTTCCTGCTAACAGCCCTTTGCACCGATGTGCGCCAGCAACTGTTTCAGGAGCTACAAGGTGTGCGCCTGCTGACGGATGCACTAGAACTGACACTGGGCGTGGCCCCCAAAGAAAGCCCCCCAGTGATGCTTCCGGCCCAAGAGACTGCGCGGGCCATGGAGATCCTCAAAGTGCTCTTTAACATAACCTTTGACTCTGTCAAGAGGGAGGTGGATGAG GAAGATGCTGCCCTTTACCGGGACCTGGGGACCCTTCTTCGGCACTGTGTGATGGTTGCCGCTGCTGGAGACCACACAGAGGAGTTCCATGG GCACACGGTGAATCTCCTGGGGAACCTGCCCCTCAAATGTCTGGATGTCCTTCTCGCCCTGGAGCTCCGTGAAGGATCCTTAGAGTTTATGGGAGTTAATATGGATGTGATCAGTGCCCTCCTCGCCTTCCTAGAGAAGCGTCTGCACCAG ACCCACAAGCTGAAGGAGTGTGTGGCACCTGTGCTGAGTGTGTTGACGGAATGTGCCCGCATGCACCGTCCTgccaggaagttcctgaaagcCCAG GTCCTGCCCCCTCTGAGGGATGTGAGGACTCGGCCTGAGGTGGGGGACCTGCTGCGAAACAAGCTCGTCCGCCTCATGACGCACCTGGATACAGATGTGAAGAGGGTAGCTGCTGAGTTCCTCTTTGTCCTATGCTCTGAGAGTG TGCCCCGATTCATCAAGTACACAGGCTACGGGAATGCCGCTGGCCTGCTGGCTGCCAGGGGCCTGATGGCTGGGGGCCGGCCCGAGGGCCAGTACTCGGAGGACGAGGACACCGACACAGAGGAGTACAGGGAAGCTAAGGCCAG CATCAACCCTGTGACTGGAAGGGTAGAGGAGAAGCCGCCCAATCCTATGGAAGGCATGACAGAGGAGCAGAAGGAACATGAGGCCATGAAGCTAGTCAGCATGTTTGACAAGCTCtccag GCACAGGGTCATCCAACCCATGGGAATGAGTCCCCGCGGCCACCTCACATCTCTGCAAGATGCGATGTGTGAGACCATGGAGGGGCAGCTCTCCTCAGACCCTGACTCCGAGCCTGACTGA
- the Sirt3 gene encoding NAD-dependent protein deacetylase sirtuin-3, mitochondrial isoform X1, with protein sequence MVGAGISTPSGIPDFRSPGSGLYNNLQQYDIPYPEAIFELGFFFHNPKPFFLLAKELYPGHYRPNVTHYFLRLLHDKDLLLRLYTQNIDGLERASGIPASKLVEAHGSFATATCTVCRRSFPGEDLWADVMADKVPRCPVCTGVVKPDIVFFGEPLPAKFLLHVADFAMADLLLILGTSLEVEPFASLSEAVQKSVPRLLINRDLVGPFALSSRSKDVAQLGDVVHGVERLVDLLGWTQELQDLIQRETGKLDGQDR encoded by the exons atggtggggGCGGGCATCAGCACACCCAGTGGCATCCCCGACTTCAG atCCCCAGGGAGTGGCCTCTACAACAACCTTCAGCAGTATGACATCCCCTACCCCGAGGCCATCTTTGAACTTGGCTTCTTCTTTCACAACCCCAAGCCCTTCTTCCTGTTGGCCAAGGAGCTGTACCCTGGGCACTACAGGCCCAACGTCACCCACTACTTCTTGCGGCTGCTGCACGACAAGGACCTGCTGCTGCGGCTGTATACACAGAACATCGATGGGCTTGAGAGAG CGTCTGGTATCCCTGCCTCAAAGCTGGTTGAAGCTCACGGGTCCTTTGCAACAGCTACGTGCACGGTCTGTCGAAGATCTTTCCCAGGGGAGGACTTGTGG GCTGATGTCATGGCTGACAAGGTGCCCCGCTGCCCCGTGTGCACTGGCGTTGTGAAACCTGACATTGTATTCTTCGGGGAGCCACTGCCTGCAAAGTTTTTGTTACATGTGGCTGATTTCGCTATGGCAGATCTGCTACTCATTCTTGGGACCTCCCTGGAG GTGGAGCCTTTTGCCAGCTTGTCCGAGGCAGTACAGAAGTCAGTGCCCCGACTGCTCATCAACCGAGACTTGGTGGGGCCCTTTGCTCTGAGTTCTCGCAGCAAGGATGTGGCCCAGCTAGGGGACGTAGTTCATGGTGTGGAAAGGCTGGTGGACCTCCTGGGCTGGACACAAGAGCTGCAGGATCTCATCCAGCGGGAAACTGGCAAG CTGGATGGACAAGACAGATAA
- the Odf3 gene encoding outer dense fiber protein 3 has product MAEEVWVGAWRPHRPRGPIMALYSSPGPKYLIPPTTGFVKHTPTKLRAPAYSFRGAPMLLAENCSPGPRYSVNPKILRTGKDLGPAYSILGRYRTKTMLTPGPGDYFPEKSTKHVFDSAPSHSISARTKTFRVDSTPGPAAYMLPVVMGPHTVGKVSQPSFSIKGRSKLGSFSDDLHKTPGPAAYRQTEVQVTKFKAPQYTMAARVEPPGDKTLKPGPGAHSPEKVTLNKPCAPTVTFGIKHSDYMTPLVVDVE; this is encoded by the exons ATGGCAGAGGAGGTATGGGTAGGCGCCTGGAGGCCCCATCGCCCCCGGGGGCCCATCATGGCCCTCTACAGCAGTCCTGGACCCAAGTACCTGATTCCACCCACTACTG GCTTTGTGAAGCACACACCCACCAAACTTCGAGCACCGGCCTACAGCTTCCGTGGGGCTCCCATGCTCTTGGCGGAGAATTGTTCCCCAGGGCCCCGCTACAGTGTGAACCCCAAGATATTGAGGACTGGCAAGGACCTTGGCCCTGCCTACTCCATCCTGGGGCGCTACCGTACCAAGACCATGCTGACCCCCGGCCCGG gcGATTACTTTCCAGAGAAATCTACCAAGCATGTATTCGACTCGGCACCCAGTCATTCCATTTCTGCTCGGACCAAGACCTTCCGAGTAGACAGCACTCCAG GCCCTGCTGCATACATGCTGCCTGTGGTGATGGGGCCACACACGGTGGGCAAGGTCTCTCAGCCCTCCTTCTCCATCAAGGGCCGCAGCAAGCTGGGCAGCTTCAGCGACGACCTGCATAAG ACTCCAGGTCCTGCTGCGTACCGTCAGACTGAGGTTCAAGTGACCAAGTTCAAGGCTCCACAGTACACCATGGCTGCCCGGGTGGAGCCCCCAGGGGATAAGACCCTGAAGCCAGGACCAGGAGCCCACAGCCCTGAAAAG gtGACCTTAAACAAGCCCTGCGCCCCCACCGTCACCTTTGGCATCAAGCATTCTGACTACATGACGCCCCTGGTTGTCGACGTGGAATAG
- the Scgb1c1 gene encoding secretoglobin family 1C member 1 produces MKGSGALLLGSLTLLCICGLTYTSEDDNEFFMEFLQTLLVGTPEELYEGPLGKYDVNDMAKEALGDLKSCIDKLKPQHKEQLVKLLVQVLDNTEDT; encoded by the exons ATGAAGGGGAGCGGTGCTCTTCTGCTGGGGTCTCTGACCCTGCTCTGCATCTGTG GCCTGACATATACATCAGAGGACGACAATGAGTTCTTCATGGAGTTCCTGCAAACGCTGCTGGTGGGAACTCCAGAAGAGCTCTACGAAGGACCCCTGGGCAAGTACGATGTCAATGACATGGCCAAAGAAGCACTGGGAGACCTCAAATCCTGCATCGATAAACTGAAGCCTCAACATAAGGAGCAACTGGTCAAGCTGCTG gTACAAGTCCTAGACAATACAGAGGACACATAA
- the Sirt3 gene encoding NAD-dependent protein deacetylase sirtuin-3, mitochondrial isoform X2, with amino-acid sequence MALDPLGAVVLQNIMALSGRLALAALRLWGPGGRRRPISLSVGTSSSFGCGSNSQKKLSLQDVAELIRTRACRRVVVMVGAGISTPSGIPDFRSPGSGLYNNLQQYDIPYPEAIFELGFFFHNPKPFFLLAKELYPGHYRPNVTHYFLRLLHDKDLLLRLYTQNIDGLERASGIPASKLVEAHGSFATATCTVCRRSFPGEDLWADVMADKVPRCPVCTGVVKPDIVFFGEPLPAKFLLHVADFAMADLLLILGTSLEVEPFASLSEAVQKSVPRLLINRDLVGPFALSSRSKDVAQLGDVVHGVERLVDLLGWTQELQDLIQRETGKLDGQDR; translated from the exons GCAGGAGAAGGCCCATATCCCTCTCCGTGGGAACTTCCAGCAGCTTCGGATGTGGAAGCAACAGCCAGAAGAAGCTTTCTCTGCAGGACGTAGCTGAGCTGATCCGCACCAGAGCGTGCAGGagggtggtggtcatggtggggGCGGGCATCAGCACACCCAGTGGCATCCCCGACTTCAG atCCCCAGGGAGTGGCCTCTACAACAACCTTCAGCAGTATGACATCCCCTACCCCGAGGCCATCTTTGAACTTGGCTTCTTCTTTCACAACCCCAAGCCCTTCTTCCTGTTGGCCAAGGAGCTGTACCCTGGGCACTACAGGCCCAACGTCACCCACTACTTCTTGCGGCTGCTGCACGACAAGGACCTGCTGCTGCGGCTGTATACACAGAACATCGATGGGCTTGAGAGAG CGTCTGGTATCCCTGCCTCAAAGCTGGTTGAAGCTCACGGGTCCTTTGCAACAGCTACGTGCACGGTCTGTCGAAGATCTTTCCCAGGGGAGGACTTGTGG GCTGATGTCATGGCTGACAAGGTGCCCCGCTGCCCCGTGTGCACTGGCGTTGTGAAACCTGACATTGTATTCTTCGGGGAGCCACTGCCTGCAAAGTTTTTGTTACATGTGGCTGATTTCGCTATGGCAGATCTGCTACTCATTCTTGGGACCTCCCTGGAG GTGGAGCCTTTTGCCAGCTTGTCCGAGGCAGTACAGAAGTCAGTGCCCCGACTGCTCATCAACCGAGACTTGGTGGGGCCCTTTGCTCTGAGTTCTCGCAGCAAGGATGTGGCCCAGCTAGGGGACGTAGTTCATGGTGTGGAAAGGCTGGTGGACCTCCTGGGCTGGACACAAGAGCTGCAGGATCTCATCCAGCGGGAAACTGGCAAG CTGGATGGACAAGACAGATAA
- the Bet1l gene encoding BET1-like protein — MADWTRAQSSGAVEEILDRENKWMADNLASKVTRLKSLALDIDRDTEDQNQYLDGMDSDFTSVTGLLTGSVKRFSTVARSGRDNRKLLCGMAVVLIVAFFVLSYLLSRTRT, encoded by the exons ATGGCAGATTGGACTCGTG CTCAGAGCTCTGGTGCTGTGGAGGAGATTCTAGACCGAGAGAACAAGTGGATGGCCGACAACCTGGCCTCCAAGGTTACCAGGCTCAAATCG CTGGCCTTGGACATCGACAGGGACACAGAAGACCAGAACCAGTACCTGGATGGCATG GACTCGGATTTCACGAGCGTGACTGGCCTACTCACGGGGAGTGTGAAGCGCTTTTCCACAGTGGCGCGGTCTGGGCGAGACAACCGGAAGCTTCTGTGTGGTATGGCCGTGGTCTTGATTGTGGCCTTCTTCGTCCTCTCCTATCTCTTGTCGAGGACAAGGACGTGA